The Haloarcula sp. DT43 genome includes a region encoding these proteins:
- a CDS encoding galactitol-1-phosphate 5-dehydrogenase, with amino-acid sequence MRASTLTDVGEITVEERDRPEPDDDEVLVQVGACSVCMTDYHMYHGTFAAETPLVLGHEGAGTVAEVGADVDQFAVGDRVAINPTVPCNACSYCKKGATHLCENNTSIGGAGDTILDGAFAEYVRVPAINVEDIGEMSFERAALAEPLACCVHGVEEADITPGDSVGIIGAGPIGLLLLQAFRNAGAAPIVVSELDDERRELAADLGADAVVDPEEADPEEAIPEAAGGPVDVGAEAIGLVPTIKQANAVTAPGGSTLIFGVPDQEATMEISPFDVFFDEVDYRGSFSLTTEDFERAITLLRHGRIDAETLITERIGLDDLPTAFERMGNAEGLKKVVIPGDGE; translated from the coding sequence ATGCGCGCGAGCACACTGACCGACGTCGGCGAAATCACCGTCGAGGAGCGCGACCGGCCGGAGCCGGACGACGACGAGGTCCTCGTCCAGGTCGGTGCCTGCAGCGTCTGTATGACCGACTACCATATGTACCACGGCACCTTCGCCGCCGAGACGCCGCTGGTCCTGGGCCACGAGGGTGCCGGGACCGTCGCGGAGGTCGGTGCCGACGTCGACCAGTTCGCGGTCGGCGACCGCGTCGCAATCAACCCCACGGTGCCCTGTAACGCCTGTTCGTACTGCAAGAAGGGGGCGACGCACCTCTGTGAGAACAACACGAGCATCGGCGGTGCCGGCGACACCATCCTCGACGGTGCCTTCGCCGAGTACGTCCGCGTGCCGGCCATCAACGTCGAAGACATCGGCGAGATGTCGTTCGAGCGGGCCGCCCTCGCCGAACCACTCGCCTGCTGTGTCCACGGCGTCGAAGAGGCCGATATCACGCCCGGCGACAGCGTCGGCATCATCGGTGCCGGCCCCATCGGCCTCCTCCTGCTCCAGGCGTTCCGCAACGCCGGCGCCGCGCCCATCGTCGTCTCCGAACTCGACGACGAGCGGCGCGAGCTGGCCGCCGACCTCGGCGCGGACGCCGTCGTCGACCCCGAGGAAGCGGACCCGGAGGAGGCAATTCCCGAGGCAGCCGGCGGGCCGGTCGACGTCGGTGCCGAGGCCATCGGACTGGTCCCGACAATCAAGCAGGCCAACGCCGTGACCGCCCCCGGCGGGTCGACGCTCATCTTCGGCGTCCCCGACCAGGAGGCGACGATGGAAATCAGTCCGTTCGACGTCTTCTTCGACGAGGTGGACTACCGCGGGTCCTTCTCGCTGACGACCGAGGACTTCGAGCGGGCGATAACGCTGCTCCGGCACGGCCGCATCGACGCCGAGACGCTCATCACCGAGCGCATCGGGCTCGACGACCTCCCGACGGCGTTCGAGCGGATGGGCAACGCCGAAGGGCTGAAGAAGGTGGTCATCCCGGGGGATGGCGAGTGA